The following DNA comes from Ricinus communis isolate WT05 ecotype wild-type chromosome 10, ASM1957865v1, whole genome shotgun sequence.
TAAGTTAATACAATACATTCcacaataatttattaattaccaaagaaaattgtatatatatttatatatattataaaaaacatATTCTAGGTGGTTTAAAAATCTTCCTAAAGCTAATTcagtattatatattaattgtttgtatgttattaataatgttgtgtaagaaattttaaatgatcaaaaaattataaattattaagtatcaatgtagaaaaataataatgtaaaatgCAAAATAGGCAAATGTAAATTGTGGAAACAGCAATTACCAGTATCCTCTAGatttatatgaaaattgaCAGTATGTTATCGTTGCCTTTTAAATCTATAGTAAAATCACTGTTACGATATGCTATTGATACGGCCAATAAACATGATCGATTCATTTTGAAACAACAGGCTATAGAATGTAGGATAGATTGAAGTTTTTGTAACAATTTAGAGGATACTGATAAGAAACAGTAGTAGGTTGCACATAGGGCAAATATCAGAAGCAACTTAGGCAGCAATCACCAAATATAGGAAAGTTAACAAGCTCAAGAAGCAAAGAATATAGATTCATTCCCCTAATgtataaaacaaacaaacaaggATGAAAATCTATAGATGGAATACTGACCTCTCCTTGACAGGTCCATGCAGCTGGTAGCAGTCAGGAAACCCTTGTAATCTTGCATTCTCACGAATAGAAAGTACTCGATCTTGCATCGGATGAATGACAATCTGCCACAAAATTACTTCTTTTAAACTCAAATCACAGCAAACACATTTACATGCAACAGAAACTGATATGTGTGGTTATTCAAGGCGCAGGTGCTAAGGAATCCTGGAGCCTAGGCACAACACGCAAGCATGCGCCTTAATGAAGTGACACgcagaaaacaaaagaatataagaaCATACCAAAAAGCTAATAAGACTCGTAACGTAacagaaataaaatcataaactagatatcaattttttaaaatctgaaataaaattacatgCACAAACACAAATTTACTTAGCTAATTTccaaattcataataaaaactaagaaACTTGTTCAAGAGACGTAAAACCATAATTACAAACTTATAATTTTGCTAAATAACTATAATTCCTAAAGCATATTCCATAAGACGACTACTCATCATAATTAACCTCAATATAGTCATCcatttcttcaaattcttcttcatTTAATTCCTCAATTTCCTTATTTATCATTTCTTCAGAATCAATCCGTTGCTCATATCTAAAAACTAGGGGAGTATTAGTCCTCTTCTGAGAGTGGATTTGTAATCTGGTATAATTAGCCCTCATTCAATgttcttttgatttcttaaagTAATAAGGTCTAATATGAGCGATGTCCAACTTATCATCAATAGccaattttagttaaaaaacGAAGAACAAAATTTAGGTCTAACCTCACTAAGGCAGATAGCTTAGTGAAGTTGCTCGCCTCTAAGGCTACAAGGCGCAAAGGCTAGAGCCTACTGTGCCTTGAGCCTGAAGCTCACCTTCAACAACTATGCTGATATGCATCATATAATAGAAGCGTCCTGTGTGATTACTTCACAAGAAAGAGAACCAACTAACTACATTACGGTGGTAAGCCTAATGGGaattccatttctttctttttctcccaTTCATTATTTCAATTCCAAGTGTTTTAGTAGACAGAAGGAGTTGTTGGTGATGAACAAGTACTTATACTATGGAGTTTTCTGGCAGTGACATTTATGAAGCTACTGATATTTCTACAATGAAAAATATCCTAGATGTGCTCAATTGCGGAAAATTATTCAACTGATCAAGCTAATTTAACATCTGATCGTGTATTGCGTACTCAAAATACCTGATTATGAGGTTCGGCCCTTGTTACAACAGTTGCAACAGTTTCATCCCACCACAAACGACCAAATGGCCTATGTTAAGTAGATGtgtaagaatattaaaaacaagaataaaaaatcGCAAAGTTGAAACATAAATACAGAAATTAGAAAGCACTAACTTGCAAGACGTCCCACGAACAAACGACATAGCATAATCAGGAACCTGGCATACATAATCCCCAAGTAAGACCTAACGTTTGGGAGAAAGAAATCTAAGAGCAAAAGAGCATGTTACAGTACCAATGGTTTTCCAGATGGAAGCAGCACTCTTTCAACTGCCGGGTCCCATTCTACCTTGTTGTCAGTACCAACTAACACGCCAGGAAAGTCCCTAAAATTTGCACCCTAGGAAAAAGATGCAGGCatcataaagaacaaaaccGAAACATGCTAAGATGAATCTATAAATCTATTAATGTAGTAGAATAAGAACAGAATATTAGCAAAACCTTCTTCTTGGGAACGCGGCACACCCTTTGATAATCATCATCGTTCAACTTTAGAGGTCGGTGATCATACAACATTTGAGGATGTGATGCATTTTTATCAGTGGCGAAACCTACTACAtctatataacaaaataatttaatcaactGCATGATTCAGCAAAACAAGAAGGGTACTGGAATGCAGGCATTCAATTTTTATCACGTAATCACAGGAAAGGAAAAGGACATTAACATTTAATTGTCATGCTCATCAGAAGCATCAACATGTATACTTTAAATAAATGTTATACTTCTTGATCCAAACAGCTGGAGAATGAAATTTTTGGCCAGCTAAATCAGTTAATATggtataatatgaaaaatgtaAAGCCTATGCCAAGCCATCACTCCACCTAACAGTTAAAGTTCATATGTGAGATGTTCAATAACAGTTCTAATACTTCTTACACATCCCCATTCCCCATGCAAAAGCCCACTGAACAATGAAGTCAGACATGCAAAAATTGGTTTTGTActtaattaacaaaaagaaacaacgAGGATTTAAACTTGAAACCTTTTCATTAAAAAACTTTAAGAATATGCATAATACATGTTTAATGCCTTGATATGAAGTTGTAAAACACAGACttctaaaataaatgagtGGTAGAATGGAGGAAGTTTTAAAATGAGTATTTATACCACAAAGGAAAGTATAACAGAACAAAGCAAATACAGTAAAGAGCAGAATAGGAGGAGGAAGTTTTAAAATGAGTATTTATACCACAAAGGAAAGTGTAACAGAACAAAGTAACTACAGTAAAGAGCAAAATAGGAGCAGCAGAGccaataataaattcaaaaaacgAATTGAAGCAGTAAAACTAATGGAATGACAAACAAAGTAAAAGCAAGTAAATCATAAACTTACTAATTTAACAAGTTAATGAAGTTTGAATACAATTACAGGTATACACGATTCCCTCGACaagtataaaaatttgaatcatCATGTTGATAGTCTGATGACCCAAAACCAAAAAGctaaagattttaaataagCCTCAACgattttattattgtcaaCCTGAACCTCTTCCATGTTGAACTATATTCGCTATGGACAAACAAAGCAGTAGTACTCAAACGGCATTATAATATTACTTTTGTCCAAGAAAGATAATTTCCATACCCATTCTTAACAGAAGTAAACATATAAGCATTCTATTTAtgataaaacaaacaaatagtTCACACAGTTTAATCTTTAGATGGATAAAAtgatctaagaaaataaaatgtatcTTATTACTAAAGTTAAAAATGATATCAAAAGAATGAAATCAACTAGAAGAATAGACAAAAACACAGGCTTACCACTTTTCTTCAATcggatatatttttgaaaatctgATTGAGGAGTTGTCCCATACTTCCTTTCATCTTGACTCTCATCATTGTTGACCTAAGATGTCCAAGaggatatatatatgttagtAATATCCATGTTCACAAGTTTTTCAACATATAGAGAAAGGAATCAAAATTAGAAGACAGCAAGGCTCATACTGGTGGAAGATCCGATATTGCATCCCCAAGGTAAAGGGCCTTTTCCAATTGACAGGGATCAAGTTTATTATAGGCAACAGTAATTTCCTGCATTTGAGGTGAACCATTGTTTAAATGTTATTAAAGTTTCAAAATAGCACTTCGTTTCAGTATCACACAAGAATTGGTTTAAAATCATCCAAACCTCAAATTCATTTGGAATGCCCCCTTTTACTACAACTTCATGTGTTGGCAATGGATACTGGGGCAAGCTCTGACATGCAAAGTCAAATATCACTATCAATAAGACTTCATATTTTGTTGCACTAAAAGATAATTCAGAAGTGGACTTGCCTCAGATGGTTGAGAACCCCACATGAAGACGCGCATTCGAAATTGTGGCAGACCGTATGATCCAGCAGCCATCATGCCTAGCCGAGCTTGATAGTTCATAGAAATGAGACGGCCAAGGGCATAACGAACCAAGAAACCACCAGCAAACCTCAAAATATCCACTACATTTTCCATGAGAACATATTTTGGTTTTAAATACTCAACAATATCCATGTATACCACCATCTGATGGTTCTTGGGATCATCCAAGGGAGCTTTTGTGTTTCTGAAACGGTTAAAACCACTGATTCCCTGACATGGAGGGCCTCCACAAATAAAATCAGCATCTCCCTATGTAGAGAAGCAATCAAACTTGATAAGCTATTGGAAGAAATATCATTCAAACCATTACAAGACAACAAAATGATATCgagaaaaaaatacatattaaaaaattaagaaacaaagCACTCACAGGAAGAGGCAAGATCTTTGATCGAAAACCTTTTGTCACAAACTCCTTTAGTTTATCCTTGCAGTCACTAATACACAGAAAAAGGAATAGTGAAGAACAGTTTATCGAGAGAGCgaactaaaattttagatgGCAAGTTTAGTGAAATAATGTACCTCAAGCCCTCAATAGGTTCCCAAGTGTCCTCACTAGGACCATAACCCTTCCAACGTACCTACATGATTTCAAACATAataagcaaagaaaaagatttgaaTAGAAGGGAGTTCAAAaccaagaaaatgaaactgaaCAATCTAGTTACCTAACAATACAAAAAGGAAAGTAACACATAGCAGAATACCCTTAAACATATTTCCCATTTAACTGAAATCTTAATCAATGGAGTTTATTTGCATTAGGAATTCAATAGCTTAACATCTAGAATTATATCTAGCCTCCCTACCCTTTCAAAAACTCTTTTCCCAATTAATAACCTTCTTCAATGTTACAAGCATACAGATTTTCATATCAGAAATCAGGGCAATTAAAATGAAGAGGTCTTAAAATTTAAGCAGCTCCcactaattatttaaatctcAGCGCAAAATAACTTAAGCATTACTATAGTATAAGAGTCCATGCAAATGACAACCACGCACCAATATTAGCTTTAAACTTAGGCTCAAGAAAAGCAAACCCCAGCCTGGTCTAACCACACTTGAGGGGGAGAAAGGGGGAattttgagaatgaaaatGTCCTGGTCTTTGTTTATACTCTATCATGGCACAATCTCCCCGCATTTATCACCAGCAGTCTTTTACTATCATATACTTATTTCCAAGTTACATCAAACACTATCGAGACTTTACTTTTTCCACATCCACCAGGAGTGTCCACATACTCTATCACCAACAGATCACTTATTTTGCCATCCCTTACCTTGAATCTCCATTCATGCTCTACCCGCATCATAGCCTACCTTGCATAGAGTTGAATACATGTTTTTCCTCCTACACCTCTCTATATCTCATTTATCCTTCCATGCGTCTAACTGTATAGAATTCTACCTATGCCATTCCCTTGATTTCAGAATTAACCATATGCAGTTGCACATTTTTGAAAAAAGGAACACCACAACCTTTGATTCACAAACACTATAATgagttataaatatttgatttttgttaTGTTGATATTTTGTTGGACTGTTATTTATGTTTAAAGTAGAATTGCTATATTTGCttattttgtttctaattagactgtaattacaattatttgccaaaagaatttttgaaaagatagtaaattttaaatttaaagccACATGTATGTTAAAAACAAAGCAGCACCAGCTAATCAAATTGTACCGAaccacaaaataaaaaatggttgATTTTAATTCATGTCATTCATTTTCGGTATGGTTAGTCATTTCCATTTCGAAAGAACTGTAGTTTGATTCAACTCCTCTTTCTAAATAACTGAATTGGAAGGAACCATGCCCAACCTTGTATATTAAACTAGTAAACCAATTGCATCTTAGCTCAAGTATGTTCATACTCTTAAGCATAACCTAAATTATATtatggaactaatcacatgttAGCAGTTACTTCTCTTCATTTAAACTTAAGATACCTTGAAGTATAATCCACGTTTATTGACTTTGTTAGGATCACCATAGCAAACAGCTAGTAGCTTTTccacttcaaatatttcatCATCGTCATCATCTTTATCCttgcctttttcttcttcttcttcctcttcgtcttcctcttcctcatcACTTGCAGAGTTAGAACTCTGTTCTGGATGCTTTTCTGAAccaaataatgaaaatttcCTACATAGCTTTTCCCATTCTTTCAACAAAGACAAAAAATCTTCTGCTGCCTCATTTCTGACCTGATGCAAATTCagaaataaaactaattttactACCACAGTTGAACGAGTGAATATAATACTAAGGGATACACATATTACCTCGGTTTCAGGGTGGTTTGTTTTCAAACTTTTGCATGCAAAAGCATTTATGTCGACAGCCCACTTCTGCATTACCAAACACAACCATTTTCCAGTCAGAAAACTGATATAACAAGAATTACTGGAGGGAAAAAACTATCGTATTACAGGAATTAGGCATCATTAGGTGAATTATTTTCAGTAAAAGTGAGCATTGATCCACTTACTGTCACTAGTTTCACACCAGACAAAGAAGCACCCATGCAAAGGCCAGTTGACATGGCACCACAACCAGAGTAAAGGTCCAA
Coding sequences within:
- the LOC8287218 gene encoding putative DNA (cytosine-5)-methyltransferase CMT1 produces the protein MGRSAKRPNREPEVEEEDGATLSDQKGPITLLSARPKETKKAKLDADLSFIGNPISATEARKKWPQRYKSQISKVKNGSEPQNGVLSKDDDVTQAKCHYKQAMVDGILYDLGDDAYVKAEDGKPDYIARIVEMFESIDGEPLFTAQWFYRAEDTVIKDYVKTAESRRVFLSEIRDDNPLDCIVSKVKIALVEPNLDLAEKERNLPPCDLYYDMKYTLPFLTYETIKTDDSGRDSGSSSTISSENDSNNSIDDVKVTTAKPLKVLSKVHSSEKSELYLLDLYSGCGAMSTGLCMGASLSGVKLVTKWAVDINAFACKSLKTNHPETEVRNEAAEDFLSLLKEWEKLCRKFSLFGSEKHPEQSSNSASDEEEEDEEEEEEEKGKDKDDDDDEIFEVEKLLAVCYGDPNKVNKRGLYFKVRWKGYGPSEDTWEPIEGLSDCKDKLKEFVTKGFRSKILPLPGDADFICGGPPCQGISGFNRFRNTKAPLDDPKNHQMVVYMDIVEYLKPKYVLMENVVDILRFAGGFLVRYALGRLISMNYQARLGMMAAGSYGLPQFRMRVFMWGSQPSESLPQYPLPTHEVVVKGGIPNEFEEITVAYNKLDPCQLEKALYLGDAISDLPPVNNDESQDERKYGTTPQSDFQKYIRLKKSDVVGFATDKNASHPQMLYDHRPLKLNDDDYQRVCRVPKKKGANFRDFPGVLVGTDNKVEWDPAVERVLLPSGKPLVPDYAMSFVRGTSCKPFGRLWWDETVATVVTRAEPHNQIVIHPMQDRVLSIRENARLQGFPDCYQLHGPVKERYTQVGNAVAVPVATALGYSFGIASQGFSDNKPLTTLPFKYPNCLQKSS